A section of the Agarivorans litoreus genome encodes:
- a CDS encoding OsmC family protein, with product MSEYFAIVEWQRQADETYTNNQYSRGHHWHFDGGQTVAASSSPHVVPLPYSVEANVDPEEAFVASLSSCHMLFFLSIAAKNRLVVDSYEDKAVGVMALNEQGKMAMTEVKLNPKVVFSGQEVSLAKLEKMHHQAHQQCFIANSVTTKVTTNIVV from the coding sequence ATGTCTGAATACTTCGCCATTGTAGAATGGCAACGCCAAGCCGATGAAACTTATACCAACAACCAATACAGCCGAGGCCACCACTGGCACTTTGATGGTGGCCAAACTGTTGCAGCCTCGTCGTCACCCCATGTGGTGCCGCTGCCATACTCGGTAGAAGCAAACGTTGACCCAGAAGAAGCCTTTGTCGCCTCACTGTCTAGCTGTCACATGCTGTTTTTCTTATCTATAGCTGCTAAAAACCGTTTGGTAGTGGATAGCTATGAAGACAAAGCGGTAGGAGTAATGGCCCTAAATGAACAAGGAAAAATGGCCATGACAGAGGTAAAGCTCAACCCTAAAGTGGTTTTTTCAGGGCAAGAGGTGAGCCTAGCTAAGCTTGAGAAAATGCATCATCAAGCCCATCAGCAATGTTTTATTGCTAACTCGGTGACCACAAAAGTAACAACCAATATTGTGGTTTAG
- a CDS encoding cupin domain-containing protein → MLNMNFDQALAINTEQMDWLASPSAGVLRKPLEREAKESGHVTSIVQYQPESFFPEHPHPQGEEILVLEGGFSDERGDYPAGTYIRNPPGSKHSPFSKQGCVIFVKLNQFDARDLTQVTVNTKQTPWLPGIGGLEVMPLHEFEHEHVALVKWPAGEVFQPHRHFGGEEILVLSGEFKDEHGSYPKLTWLRSPHMSQHHPFVEQETVILVKTGHLPVKS, encoded by the coding sequence ATGCTCAACATGAATTTTGACCAAGCCTTGGCGATTAACACCGAACAAATGGATTGGCTGGCTAGCCCCTCGGCTGGGGTATTGCGTAAACCACTAGAGCGAGAAGCAAAAGAGTCTGGCCATGTAACCAGCATTGTGCAGTATCAGCCAGAGTCTTTTTTCCCTGAGCATCCACACCCACAAGGTGAAGAAATTTTGGTATTAGAGGGGGGGTTTTCTGATGAGCGTGGTGATTATCCAGCGGGCACGTATATTCGTAATCCGCCAGGCAGCAAACATAGCCCTTTTAGCAAACAAGGCTGCGTGATATTTGTAAAACTTAATCAGTTTGATGCGCGCGATCTTACTCAGGTAACAGTTAACACTAAGCAAACGCCTTGGTTGCCAGGCATTGGTGGCTTGGAAGTCATGCCTTTGCATGAGTTTGAACATGAACATGTTGCCTTGGTTAAGTGGCCTGCCGGTGAGGTATTTCAGCCTCATCGTCATTTTGGTGGTGAAGAGATTTTAGTGCTGTCGGGAGAGTTTAAAGACGAACACGGTAGCTACCCTAAACTCACTTGGCTGCGCAGCCCTCACATGAGTCAGCATCATCCTTTTGTTGAACAAGAAACCGTTATTTTAGTGAAAACCGGTCATTTACCGGTAAAGAGTTAG
- a CDS encoding polysaccharide lyase family 7 protein, translating to MKTLAISCAVAALVVSGASSATSSQVKPAPSEYQKQLMAKLDPTKAPSENFDMKKWKINLPIPDLTEARKGKEMEITAAQLNYVNYPYVHPEWFYTDSETGAMVFAAPNTGPTTPNSKNTRSELRAMLDVNEAYQYKAPATNFAIESHNNAAAFGAVGGRLTAALTVDAVSKSGNDTKMGAHAVVIGQIHGSNNEPLKIYYRKMPNHTHGSIFGNYEINPKDKKDRFDISHDVFGKHDLTKADANPDDGILLGELVSYDVNFIGNVMHLTFTSNIGETDEKEVKFAVDLSKPYPGEEALDTSYAQDWMYFKAGAYNQCNQGTKNPIWGTACTNKGIEAGDYTQVSFYKLVLEQ from the coding sequence ATGAAGACATTAGCGATTAGCTGCGCTGTGGCAGCATTGGTGGTAAGTGGGGCAAGTAGCGCTACTTCAAGCCAAGTAAAACCAGCGCCTAGCGAGTACCAAAAACAACTAATGGCCAAGCTTGATCCTACTAAAGCGCCCAGTGAAAACTTCGATATGAAAAAGTGGAAGATTAACCTTCCAATTCCAGACCTTACTGAAGCCCGTAAAGGTAAAGAGATGGAGATTACTGCTGCTCAGCTTAATTACGTCAACTATCCTTACGTGCACCCAGAGTGGTTTTATACCGACTCTGAAACTGGCGCTATGGTATTTGCAGCCCCTAACACTGGCCCAACAACGCCCAACAGCAAAAATACTCGCAGTGAATTACGCGCCATGTTAGACGTAAATGAGGCATACCAGTACAAAGCGCCAGCCACCAACTTTGCCATTGAATCGCATAATAACGCCGCAGCATTTGGCGCAGTAGGCGGGCGCTTAACCGCTGCGCTTACAGTAGATGCAGTAAGTAAAAGTGGTAACGACACCAAAATGGGCGCACACGCAGTTGTGATAGGTCAAATTCATGGTTCTAACAACGAACCTCTAAAAATCTATTACCGAAAAATGCCTAACCATACCCATGGCAGCATTTTTGGGAACTACGAAATTAACCCTAAAGACAAAAAAGACCGCTTTGATATTTCTCACGACGTATTTGGTAAACATGATTTAACCAAAGCCGATGCCAACCCAGATGATGGCATTTTATTGGGCGAACTAGTTAGCTACGACGTAAACTTCATTGGCAATGTTATGCACCTCACCTTTACCAGCAACATCGGTGAAACCGATGAGAAAGAAGTGAAGTTTGCGGTTGATTTAAGCAAGCCTTATCCCGGTGAGGAAGCCTTAGACACCAGCTACGCTCAAGACTGGATGTACTTTAAAGCAGGTGCTTACAATCAGTGTAACCAAGGTACCAAAAACCCTATCTGGGGCACAGCCTGTACCAACAAGGGCATAGAAGCTGGTGATTACACCCAAGTTAGCTTTTACAAATTAGTACTCGAACAGTAG
- a CDS encoding PEP-CTERM sorting domain-containing protein, whose protein sequence is MKILPSCCWALVLAASINVAHAVPFYLNLGGTSTAKADYLTTNIHATSTLQNGNCTGGFCSPDVNSSFTESGNGNASGLYRSPNTPLYNAGLNNSWAMTFDYNDLSGGFTDTGGVSFDQGGNININFTSVLGYDQNSGEIIYGDSIKVAQLVVNSGNAVMGDVSLSGSFDYSWYDAGIDDALAEDFFSTDYGSLFELWENGDNLVWQLNFNITNNINTPYLGDEDEAFRDTILNGQFAIVSVSEPGTLALFGIGLIALGLRRQHKKI, encoded by the coding sequence ATGAAGATACTCCCTTCTTGCTGCTGGGCCTTGGTGCTCGCGGCTAGCATAAACGTAGCCCATGCGGTGCCCTTCTACTTAAACTTAGGTGGTACTAGCACAGCCAAGGCAGACTACTTAACCACTAACATTCATGCTACTTCGACACTGCAGAATGGCAACTGCACCGGGGGCTTCTGTAGCCCAGATGTTAACTCAAGCTTTACTGAGTCTGGCAACGGCAATGCTTCAGGTTTATACCGAAGTCCTAATACCCCACTGTATAACGCTGGCTTAAATAATAGCTGGGCGATGACCTTTGACTACAACGATTTAAGCGGCGGGTTTACCGATACGGGTGGCGTTAGCTTCGACCAGGGTGGCAACATTAATATTAACTTCACTAGTGTTTTAGGCTACGACCAAAACAGTGGAGAGATTATTTATGGTGACAGCATTAAAGTGGCGCAGCTAGTTGTTAACTCTGGCAACGCAGTAATGGGTGATGTATCGCTAAGCGGGTCTTTCGACTACAGCTGGTACGATGCAGGCATTGACGATGCGCTAGCTGAAGACTTTTTCTCTACCGATTACGGCAGCTTATTTGAGCTATGGGAAAACGGAGACAACCTAGTGTGGCAGCTTAACTTTAACATCACCAACAATATCAATACTCCTTACCTTGGTGATGAAGATGAAGCCTTTCGCGATACCATTCTTAACGGTCAATTTGCCATTGTCTCGGTTTCGGAGCCTGGAACCTTGGCTTTATTTGGCATCGGCCTTATCGCCCTAGGTTTACGACGCCAACACAAAAAAATCTAA
- a CDS encoding NIPSNAP family protein: MNVIELREYQIKSGKTAQWLNLMEKEILPYQRSKGVEVINSYLYCDDNGDKWFVWLRQFKDEQSRQEVLYA, translated from the coding sequence ATGAATGTGATTGAATTACGCGAGTACCAAATTAAGTCTGGAAAAACCGCTCAGTGGCTTAATTTGATGGAAAAGGAAATATTACCCTACCAACGAAGTAAAGGCGTGGAGGTAATTAATAGCTATCTATATTGTGACGACAATGGCGATAAGTGGTTTGTTTGGTTGAGGCAGTTTAAAGATGAGCAAAGCCGCCAAGAGGTTCTTTATGCCTAG
- a CDS encoding LytR/AlgR family response regulator transcription factor, which yields MRAIIVDDEPLLRFHLDKMLGECWPELEIVDKAGDGPSALAAAEQLAADVVFLDIRMPGMTGIEVAQKLNQLAKPPHIVFTTAFDEYAIQAFEQQAVDYLLKPIDEQRLLQTCQRIQQRQTSAEASPSYDLQALVKALDEKPEYLQWIRASKGEAVELIAIDNILAFVAEDKYTTVRSQQGDYVIRTPLKELLGQIEPGLFWQIHRSTLVRVNAIKRVNKNMLGKLTVALADNSEYPVSRSANHLFKAM from the coding sequence ATGCGAGCAATAATTGTTGATGACGAACCCTTACTGCGTTTTCATTTAGACAAAATGCTGGGGGAATGTTGGCCAGAGTTAGAGATTGTAGATAAAGCGGGCGATGGCCCAAGCGCCTTAGCCGCTGCTGAGCAACTGGCCGCCGACGTAGTATTTCTAGATATTCGTATGCCCGGTATGACCGGTATTGAAGTGGCGCAAAAGCTCAACCAACTAGCTAAACCACCACATATTGTATTCACCACGGCCTTTGATGAATATGCGATTCAAGCCTTTGAACAGCAAGCCGTTGATTATTTGCTTAAACCCATTGATGAGCAACGTTTATTGCAAACCTGCCAACGTATTCAGCAGCGCCAAACAAGTGCTGAAGCTAGTCCCAGCTACGACCTTCAAGCACTGGTGAAAGCACTCGACGAAAAGCCCGAATACTTACAATGGATAAGAGCCAGTAAAGGAGAGGCGGTAGAGCTTATTGCCATCGATAACATTTTGGCCTTTGTGGCGGAAGACAAGTACACCACGGTACGCAGCCAGCAAGGTGACTACGTTATTCGAACGCCGCTAAAAGAGTTGCTAGGCCAAATTGAACCGGGATTATTTTGGCAGATCCATCGCTCAACCTTAGTTCGAGTTAACGCCATTAAACGGGTAAACAAAAACATGCTTGGCAAGCTCACCGTAGCACTAGCAGACAATAGCGAATATCCGGTAAGCCGCAGCGCCAACCATTTGTTTAAAGCGATGTAA